In the genome of Photobacterium sp. TLY01, one region contains:
- a CDS encoding arginyltransferase, which produces MSLPTVRLGFTPEISCSYLPEQKEQLGVVVDHRWLTASGYSALLGCGYRRSGQAIYKPMCERCHACTPLRVDCAHFSPSKSQKRQLKQLSSFQAEFKSQLDDGWFPLYEQYIRERHAHGAMYPASRQQFFEFCQANWMDTRFLHLYQNERLVAIAVTDFFDQALSAVYTFFEPNHPLSLGTLCVLTQIQYCRDTGRRWLYPGYQIDDCPAMNYKTRFKPYQKLVRGEWQ; this is translated from the coding sequence ATGAGTCTTCCCACTGTACGTTTAGGCTTTACACCAGAAATCAGCTGCAGTTATTTACCTGAGCAAAAAGAGCAACTTGGTGTCGTCGTCGACCATCGCTGGCTCACCGCTTCTGGTTACAGTGCGCTGCTTGGCTGCGGGTATCGCCGCAGTGGTCAGGCTATTTACAAACCGATGTGCGAACGCTGCCACGCCTGTACTCCCCTGCGCGTTGACTGTGCTCACTTTTCCCCCAGTAAAAGTCAAAAAAGACAATTAAAACAACTGAGCAGCTTTCAAGCAGAATTTAAATCCCAGCTTGATGACGGCTGGTTTCCTCTCTATGAACAATATATTCGGGAAAGACACGCGCACGGGGCCATGTATCCGGCCAGCAGGCAGCAGTTTTTTGAGTTTTGTCAGGCAAACTGGATGGACACCCGTTTTTTGCACCTCTACCAGAATGAGCGCTTAGTCGCTATTGCCGTCACCGATTTTTTTGACCAGGCGCTGAGCGCTGTCTATACCTTCTTCGAGCCGAACCACCCGTTATCGCTCGGAACCCTCTGCGTGCTCACACAAATCCAATACTGCCGGGACACCGGGCGCCGCTGGCTCTACCCGGGTTACCAGATTGATGATTGCCCTGCAATGAACTATAAAACCCGCTTCAAGCCTTACCAAAAGCTGGTTCGGGGCGAATGGCAATAA
- a CDS encoding glycine zipper 2TM domain-containing protein: MRKWLWFVLLFSSVLHAAPYNRNQARPVNQVVFGQLETVRYITQQQVVNSEHNGWQTLLGAVVGGLIGNQFGGGHGREVATTVGALAGAGVAYQNQPIGQSIRQYKLVELLIKTEEGKLVDVIQDIDPNMLFQSGDNVRILYFDDGVRVDRTYP; encoded by the coding sequence ATGAGAAAGTGGTTATGGTTCGTTTTGCTGTTTTCATCGGTGTTGCACGCTGCGCCTTATAACCGGAATCAGGCGCGTCCGGTCAACCAGGTAGTATTCGGTCAACTGGAAACGGTACGTTATATTACCCAGCAGCAAGTGGTCAACTCCGAACATAACGGCTGGCAAACTTTATTGGGTGCAGTTGTTGGGGGCTTGATAGGGAATCAGTTCGGCGGAGGACATGGCCGAGAGGTGGCGACCACGGTTGGTGCTTTGGCGGGCGCCGGAGTTGCCTATCAAAACCAACCTATTGGCCAATCAATCCGGCAGTACAAATTGGTGGAGCTGTTGATAAAAACGGAGGAGGGTAAGCTGGTAGATGTGATTCAGGATATTGATCCGAACATGCTGTTTCAGTCAGGCGATAATGTCCGGATCCTATATTTTGACGACGGTGTCAGAGTGGATCGCACCTATCCTTAG
- the cydC gene encoding cysteine/glutathione ABC transporter ATP-binding protein/permease CydC, with product MRDLIPYIKLYRRHWFGLTLGMLLGLATLLAAMSLLTLSGWFLAASAVAGMTIARETFNYMLPASGVRGFSIARTAGRWGERVVSHNATFKLLADLRIFFFRKLIPLIPGRQTNLRDADLLNRLVADVDAMDHVYLRLISPLVIGGIGILAISGFLAWFDPALALVLGCLLFTLMLALPVIFYKLGKKHGETLTMAKAGFRIRLLDWLQGQAELLLFNAEPAYREQTLSEQHQLLQAQRRMASLTGMANAMLLLVTGWSLVLMLWLAADGVGGNTPDPMIALVAFATMASFELMMPVAGAFQYLGQTLSSARRLNEIIHATPDTQFDPQGHQASVRGEIQVRNVSFSYFGSEQAVLNQVSLELKAGEKMALLGRTGCGKSTLLQLLTRNWDPQQGEIILDGTPLSQWQEAALRDAVSVVSQRVDIFNGTVRDNLQLAKPDATDSELSAVLTKVGLEKLLDGNSLNTWLGDGGRQISGGERRRIGIARALLHDAPILLLDEPTEGLDRRTEQQILSLLFEHMPGKTVVFITHRLVGLEQMDQICLMDQGDIIERGNHASLMALNGRYAELWRRV from the coding sequence GATTTAATCCCTTACATTAAACTCTACCGTCGCCATTGGTTTGGCCTGACGCTGGGGATGTTGCTGGGTCTGGCGACCCTTTTAGCTGCCATGAGCCTACTGACTCTGTCTGGCTGGTTCCTTGCCGCCTCTGCCGTTGCGGGTATGACAATTGCCCGTGAAACCTTCAACTACATGCTACCGGCATCAGGTGTGCGTGGTTTTTCCATCGCCCGTACCGCAGGCCGCTGGGGAGAGCGTGTTGTCAGCCACAATGCAACCTTCAAGCTGCTGGCCGACCTGCGCATTTTCTTCTTCCGTAAGCTCATCCCGCTGATCCCTGGCCGTCAGACCAATCTGCGCGACGCCGATTTACTCAACCGCCTGGTTGCCGATGTGGATGCAATGGACCATGTCTACCTGCGGCTGATCAGCCCCTTGGTAATTGGGGGAATTGGTATTCTTGCGATAAGCGGCTTTCTGGCCTGGTTTGACCCGGCGCTTGCCTTAGTACTTGGGTGTCTGTTGTTCACTTTAATGCTTGCTCTGCCGGTTATTTTCTACAAGCTGGGCAAGAAACACGGTGAAACGCTGACCATGGCCAAAGCCGGATTCAGAATACGCCTGCTCGACTGGTTACAGGGTCAGGCCGAACTGTTACTGTTTAATGCAGAACCTGCATACAGAGAACAGACACTGAGCGAGCAGCACCAATTGCTGCAGGCACAGCGCCGCATGGCCAGCCTGACAGGAATGGCCAATGCGATGCTGCTGCTGGTCACCGGATGGTCTCTGGTACTTATGCTGTGGTTAGCCGCTGACGGTGTGGGGGGCAATACGCCCGACCCTATGATAGCGCTGGTTGCTTTTGCCACCATGGCCAGTTTTGAGCTGATGATGCCGGTTGCCGGGGCTTTTCAGTACCTGGGGCAAACGCTCTCTTCAGCCAGACGACTGAATGAAATTATTCATGCGACACCCGACACACAGTTTGACCCGCAAGGCCATCAGGCCAGTGTTCGCGGCGAGATTCAGGTTCGCAACGTCAGCTTCAGCTACTTCGGCAGCGAACAAGCCGTGCTTAACCAGGTCTCTCTCGAGCTCAAAGCCGGTGAAAAAATGGCACTGCTTGGCCGTACAGGCTGCGGTAAATCAACCCTGCTGCAATTGCTGACCCGGAACTGGGATCCCCAGCAAGGTGAGATCATCCTGGATGGCACACCGCTTTCTCAATGGCAGGAAGCGGCATTGCGTGATGCTGTGAGCGTGGTCAGCCAGCGTGTCGATATCTTTAACGGCACAGTTCGCGATAACCTGCAATTAGCCAAACCGGACGCAACCGACAGTGAACTGTCAGCCGTACTGACCAAAGTGGGGCTGGAGAAACTGCTGGATGGGAATAGCCTGAATACCTGGCTGGGTGATGGTGGCCGGCAAATTTCCGGCGGCGAACGTCGCCGGATAGGCATCGCCCGTGCGCTTTTACATGATGCTCCCATTTTGCTGCTCGATGAACCAACCGAAGGGTTGGATCGCCGGACTGAACAACAGATTTTGTCTTTGCTGTTCGAGCATATGCCGGGAAAAACGGTTGTCTTCATTACCCATCGTCTGGTCGGACTGGAGCAAATGGATCAGATATGTCTGATGGATCAAGGCGACATCATAGAACGTGGCAATCACGCTTCGCTGATGGCCCTGAATGGGCGCTATGCTGAACTCTGGCGCAGAGTTTAG
- the aat gene encoding leucyl/phenylalanyl-tRNA--protein transferase, giving the protein MAIYLPELDSVDLQFPHPSTALDDPNGLLAFGGDLSAQRLIHAYRQGIFPWYAEGEPLLWWSPSPRAIILPEIFQPSKSLKKFYRKSGYQVTLNHACHQVIEQCAYSRGVDATWITSAMIQAYQHLHNQGHCHSVEVWQDGQLVGGLYGISVGTVFCGESMFSLADNASKIAFWHFCRHFSAHHGTLIDCQIMNSHLASLGAQDVSRDAFLQTLEQQRCAILRSGCYSPQVIA; this is encoded by the coding sequence ATGGCTATATATTTGCCTGAGCTCGACTCAGTCGACTTACAGTTTCCCCATCCGAGCACGGCGCTTGATGATCCCAATGGCCTGTTGGCCTTTGGTGGTGATCTCAGTGCCCAGCGACTGATTCATGCTTACCGGCAAGGTATCTTCCCCTGGTACGCTGAAGGTGAGCCCCTGTTGTGGTGGAGCCCGTCTCCCAGAGCGATTATCCTGCCAGAGATTTTTCAGCCAAGTAAGAGTCTGAAAAAGTTTTACCGCAAATCAGGCTATCAGGTCACTCTGAACCATGCCTGTCATCAGGTCATTGAGCAATGTGCATACAGCCGCGGCGTTGATGCCACCTGGATTACTTCAGCGATGATTCAAGCGTATCAGCACTTACATAACCAGGGCCATTGCCATTCCGTTGAAGTCTGGCAGGACGGTCAGCTGGTTGGTGGCTTATATGGTATCAGTGTGGGGACAGTATTTTGCGGTGAATCTATGTTTTCTCTCGCAGACAACGCATCCAAGATCGCATTCTGGCATTTCTGCCGGCATTTCAGTGCACATCATGGCACTCTGATCGACTGCCAGATTATGAATTCGCACCTTGCTTCTCTGGGCGCACAGGATGTTTCTCGTGACGCATTTTTGCAAACCTTAGAGCAGCAGAGATGCGCCATACTTAGATCAGGTTGTTATTCGCCCCAGGTCATTGCTTAG